Genomic DNA from Candidatus Koribacter versatilis Ellin345:
CAGGGCCTATAGCATCCGCCGGAAGTTTGCCCTTCGCGATCTCCGCCATAAAGACGTTGTGAAAAGCATCGTCGTATTCCTTTTCGTGCGGGACGGAGGTGGTGACTTTGTAACCGATCTGTTCGAAGCTCTGCTTCTTATTGATGAGTTCGTATTGCTTCCACAAAACCGAATCCACCATTTGCTTGACGTGCTCTTCGCGGCTCTTGGACTTGTCTTCCTGGCCGATGTACTTGTCAGAGACGTCTGTATCGCTCCCGCCCGTGGTTTTCTTGTAATTGGCAAAAAGCTCTAGAGCAATGTCACCGATCTCCTGCCTGCCGTCGACCTTTATCATGGTTCTTGCTGTCGTCGGCTTGATCTTGAGGTCATTGAGTTCGAAGATACTTTCGTCGCGTTTGTCAGGAGCGTCGTCGCGCCAGGGGTGGAAGACGACATACAGACGGTTGCTGGACGGAGTCTTCGCGTCAATCAACATTTTTTTGTCGATCATTCCTGAGAGAACTTCGCGACTGTACGTCTGGCGCAAGAGGTCCTTCGCAAATCTGAGTTTCATCAAGACGACGGTCTCGTCGCCGGTCAACTCAGGCATATCTTCATCGCGTGCGATCTGGGCGGAGGTACGAGGCACCATCACCGAAGCATGGCTTCGCCCTCTCTGGTCACCGCGCGCTGTTTCTTCGGCGGTACGCCGGGCATTCACTTCGGCCGGTGAACCCCGTGAGCTCATAGGCAGTTGGGACGGGAACGAATTGATATTGCGTTGTTGGAGGGTATGGACGAGTTCGTGGGCGAGAAGAGATCGGCCCTCGGCTGTGCCAGGTGAATAGCGACCTGCTGAAAACACGATGTGCTGGCCCAGCGTGTAAGCTTTCGCCGCAAGAGCCCTCGCGGAGCGGGCCGCTGCGGCGTCGGCGTGTATCCGAACGGTTTCGAATCCCCAGCCGAATCGTTCCTCCATCATTAAGCGAGTTTCGCGCTCCAACGGTTCGCCAGGCGTGTTTACAATCCTGTCAACCCCGGACTGTTCTAAGGACTGTTCTCGTAGACTGTCGTCGCTCTTCTTCTGAATCGATCCCTGGGCGGCCCTTTCTTGCTTACATTTGTCGCACGTGCCGCCGCATTCGCATTTCCGCTGGACAACCGGCTCTGAACGAGCTGTTTGCAGCGACGAGCTGAGCGGTCGGCGTAGTACCGCCGCAGCCATGTCGTCCGCCTCCCGTTCGAGGGAGTCGCTCGAGATACGGTTATGCCCAGCAAACGCAGATGGACGTGGGTTCGGATCGTCCCCGTGAGCGGTGAGGTTCAGCTTCGAGATTGAGAATGAATACTCGGGCTGGGAGGCTTCCTGCACGGACTGGTCGGCCGAGAAGTAGTTCGTCGCATTTTTCGCGGGCGTAGCGGCCTTTCCGGCCGGGGACGGTTTCGTAATTGCCAGACGTGCAGATGTTCGCAAGCCGACGCTCATCGTGAAAAGCACAGACTTCTGCGCATGTGGTTGCAACTTGACTACCACTTTGAGGCGGTGCACAACTTTGGGAAGTCGAGGAAATTAGAGGTTCCCGTCCGATTTGAGGATCGGCGCGCCCACCTGTACCAATGCAACTGAAGAATGTGGCAGTGCGCTAGGAGCTCAGCCCTATGCCTCTTTCGATCCGCCGATCCCGTGTGCGCTCATCTTGTGGTAGAGCGTGCGTTCACTGGTCTGGAGGAGCTGAGCGATTTCGCGACGGGTCTTGCCGCTAACCTGGAGAGCTCGCCGCAGCAGTTCGCCTTCGATCTTGCGCATCAATTCAGGGAAAGGGAGCTCGTTGCGTACCATGATGAGCCACAGGAGGTTGGCGGCAGCTGGGATGTCGCTTGCAGCTTGGGTCTCGGTGGCCGAATCCGCTTCTTGGCGGAGCCAATCCGCACGTGTGAGGGAATCGCCTTCGTTTTTTAGGAACAACATCCGCTGAACGGCATTCTCCAATTCGCGGACGTTTCCCTCGAAACGACAGACTTTTAGGTATTGCAACAGCTCGGGATCCAGCGACTCGATGCGTTGGTAGAGTGCGGGGTAGCGGTGGGCAAATTCCAGCACCAGTGCAGCCAAGTCATCGCCGTCTCGCTCGCGTAACGGTGGCAGGTTCACTTTGATGACGTTGAGCCGATGGTAAAGGTCCGCGCGGAACTCTCCTTGCGCTACCAGAGGTTCAAGCTGCCGGTTTGCTGCCGCGATGATCCGCACATCTACATGCTGTTCGCGATCGGAACCGAGTGGCCGGATGCTGCCTCTTTGCAGCGCGTCCAGCAACTTCGGCTGCAAGCGCAGTGGCAAGTCGTTGACGTCATCGAGGAACACGGTGCCACGTTCCGCCGCCTGAAAAAGACCAGACCGGGCTGACACGGCGCCGGAAAACGAACCTTTCCGATGGCCGAAGAGTTCGCTTTCGGCGAGGCTTTCGGAGATCGTGCTGCAATGCACGGTGACGAACGGGAAGCGTCCCCGTTTTTCGTCGAGGGCATGGATGGCACGCGCAAGGACTTGCTTCCCGGTGCCCGTTTCGCCCTGTAAGAGCACCGTGGTATCGCTGGCATGGGACGCCTTGTATGCGCACTGAAGGACGCCCGACATGGACGTACCAGTGGTCACAAATCCCAATGCGCTGAAGATGTCGCGCAGTTTTTCTGGCTCGGGCAGTTTGATTCCCAAAACTTCCTCGCGGGGGAGCTCCGAAACCGGGTGAGGGTAGGTCGAAGCGGGAACATCGGGGATCTGAAGCTGTGAGTGAGCCGTTCGGTGGCAATGACTGTCCTGCGTCCGCACGGAGAAGAAAAATGTCTTAAGGAGAGAGACTATGCCTTTGATTGGTATGTGCTGTCAATTGCTGTCGAGCAACGAAATTGGCTGGGGTATTTTGGGCCAAAGGTGCTACTTAGAGACCGTCCAGACGTACAGATGGGAGCTTGCAAGTGGGCGGAAGAATCGGCAAGAACCGCTTCGCCAGCACACGCGGCAATACTTTGGTATTGCCTCAATGAACTTCCTGAATCGTGTTCGCGGAAGGCCACATCGATTGCGAACATGGTCGATTCTTCTGCGTGTTTGACACCAAGATTTACTTGCAATACTTGACCGCCAAGAGTAAACGATTGGCGGGGTTTTGGGGTTCCACTCACAACACATTGGGCTGAGCAGCGAATTCTGGAGG
This window encodes:
- a CDS encoding sigma 54-interacting transcriptional regulator, translating into MGIKLPEPEKLRDIFSALGFVTTGTSMSGVLQCAYKASHASDTTVLLQGETGTGKQVLARAIHALDEKRGRFPFVTVHCSTISESLAESELFGHRKGSFSGAVSARSGLFQAAERGTVFLDDVNDLPLRLQPKLLDALQRGSIRPLGSDREQHVDVRIIAAANRQLEPLVAQGEFRADLYHRLNVIKVNLPPLRERDGDDLAALVLEFAHRYPALYQRIESLDPELLQYLKVCRFEGNVRELENAVQRMLFLKNEGDSLTRADWLRQEADSATETQAASDIPAAANLLWLIMVRNELPFPELMRKIEGELLRRALQVSGKTRREIAQLLQTSERTLYHKMSAHGIGGSKEA